One window of the Rhipicephalus sanguineus isolate Rsan-2018 chromosome 4, BIME_Rsan_1.4, whole genome shotgun sequence genome contains the following:
- the LOC119389825 gene encoding telomere length regulation protein TEL2 homolog produces MSGNCSSAPEAIELACKLLSHISINDKTVEIQRIVNLPPDASLCSSDSSLYCHFVTALLDNLSANTLRNSVEDGAFDAVVLRCPPDDLLLVLASALQRYDKSFRRDKVVSLLDKFVRGDHLRRLLVGQCHRNVAGYSDEWSCSALTTLVSLPERIANVRDQSIPSCLTRNSYFVFLFDSILGALSHARDELDHGVDVHVEFFSRLLGRVCLVGQSELLAKHLVPKLVRRCENDFIFRRVCAKVVTSVLDDCMESVVIVLLSALRDYKQVDWFLADSVCTNSRLRFFLTKKLPLAKTFSRALVLQNLIGYLASSERRRPIFYDLLSGVFDVWGDKTLMKYQSEQEQKYLTSALMISLGHLKVTGVDKTTADGLLSKLLHGVQSHISSPDEWVRLYGMVTAEQFAPVLQPDGPKLNFEYKPDDDINYLLSLTDITVMSPDPDEASTEAPDNMEEETEKAKVANTDNEPIELDSDDDLEPFDMSHDTPHGVKKPVYLRDCMEGLLDQENREWFESCLQTVANLIQTCKDELEDVAEELAKILLYLDDKFCLDRFVPLRQHALVILAVKSPKVVATYLTEQFYGIHLNIRQRLDILEVLALASNQLASPPAAARPVAEKSVSTMASTHWDSVVTERLKAKTRIISKGATTFATPAENRFSDVAGFFFYPLMRYYDRKENTFDLLGEDSFVLTRLVYTLGIVQDSAANCPKSAHMAHCLMEFLSALKYHAEACVRDAVLFALSVIFITVPVSLLLSNDEQELVEIREWLQYVIERDPFDVCKLKAAQVLQLLCSQVNKELPVPDK; encoded by the coding sequence ATGAGTGGAAACTGCAGTTCCGCACCCGAAGCTATCGAGCTTGCATGTAAGTTGCTGTCTCACATCAGTATCAACGACAAAACGGTAGAGATCCAGAGGATCGTAAACTTACCCCCCGACGCCAGCCTTTGCAGCTCGGATTCCTCTTTGTACTGCCACTTCGTAACTGCTCTGCTTGACAACCTGAGCGCGAATACGTTGCGAAACTCCGTGGAAGACGGTGCTTTTGATGCGGTCGTCCTGCGCTGCCCACCCGATGACCTGCTTCTCGTGTTGGCGTCCGCTCTTCAGCGCTACGACAAGAGCTTCAGACGCGACAAGGTGGTCTCGCTTCTCGACAAGTTTGTGCGTGGCGATCACCTGCGCAGGTTGCTAGTAGGACAGTGTCACCGAAACGTCGCCGGCTACTCCGACGAATGGTCGTGTTCGGCGCTCACCACGCTGGTGTCGTTGCCCGAACGGATCGCCAACGTTCGTGACCAGTCTATTCCGAGCTGCTTGACAAGGAACTCTTACTTCGTGTTCCTGTTCGACAGCATCCTCGGCGCCTTGAGCCATGCCCGCGATGAACTAGACCACGGTGTTGACGTTCATGTGGAGTTCTTCAGCCGGCTTCTTGGCCGAGTGTGTCTCGTTGGACAGTCGGAACTTCTCGCGAAGCACCTCGTTCCAAAGCTCGTGCGCCGTTGCGAGAACGATTTCATTTTCCGGCGCGTCTGCGCCAAAGTTGTCACCTCTGTACTAGACGATTGCATGGAGAGTGTGGTTATTGTGCTGCTTTCCGCTCTTCGCGACTATAAGCAGGTCGACTGGTTTTTAGCCGATTCAGTGTGCACAAACAGCAGACTCAGGTTTTTTCTTACCAAGAAACTGCCGCTGGCGAAAACGTTTAGCAGAGCACTCGTGCTTCAGAACCTCATCGGGTACCTTGCGTCATCAGAAAGGAGGAGGCCCATATTCTACGACCTCCTAAGTGGAGTCTTCGATGTTTGGGGAGACAAGACATTAATGAAGTATCAAAGTGAGCAGGAACAGAAGTATCTTACGAGTGCACTGATGATATCTCTTGGACACCTGAAGGTGACCGGCGTTGACAAAACCACCGCTGACGGCCTTTTGTCTAAGCTCCTGCATGGTGTACAGAGCCATATTTCATCGCCAGACGAATGGGTACGATTGTACGGCATGGTTACGGCTGAGCAGTTTGCCCCTGTACTTCAGCCGGATGGTCCGAAACTTAACTTCGAATACAAACCAGACGACGATATTAACTACCTGCTGTCGCTTACGGACATCACCGTAATGTCACCAGACCCTGACGAAGCAAGTACAGAGGCACCTGACAACATGgaagaagaaacagaaaaggcTAAAGTGGCCAATACTGACAATGAGCCCATTGAACTGGACAGTGATGACGATCTCGAGCCGTTCGACATGTCGCACGACACACCGCACGGTGTGAAAAAGCCCGTGTACCTACGTGACTGCATGGAGGGCCTCCTGGATCAAGAAAACAGAGAGTGGTTTGAATCTTGCTTGCAGACTGTCGCTAACTTGATTCAGACTTGTAAGGATGAATTGGAAGACGTAGCCGAAGAATTGGCCAAAATACTTCTTTACCTCGACGACAAGTTCTGCCTGGATAGATTTGTACCATTGAGGCAGCATGCGCTGGTTATCTTGGCTGTAAAGAGTCCCAAGGTTGTCGCGACTTACCTGACAGAGCAGTTCTATGGGATTCACTTGAACATCAGGCAGAGGCTGGACATACTGGAGGTTCTCGCTCTGGCCAGCAACCAGCTTGCATCACCGCCCGCAGCTGCTCGTCCAGTAGCCGAAAAAAGCGTTTCGACCATGGCCAGCACGCATTGGGACTCTGTCGTGACGGAGCGCTTAAAGGCCAAGACGCGAATCATCAGCAAGGGCGCCACGACCTTTGCGACACCCGCCGAGAATCGCTTTTCCGACGTTGCCGGATTCTTCTTCTACCCGTTGATGAGATACTACGACAGGAAGGAGAACACCTTTGACCTCCTCGGCGAGGACAGCTTCGTTCTGACGCGTCTCGTCTACACGCTCGGCATTGTGCAAGACTCGGCCGCCAACTGTCCGAAGAGTGCCCACATGGCCCACTGCCTGATGGAGTTCTTGTCGGCCCTGAAGTACCATGCAGAGGCCTGTGTTCGTGACGCGGTCCTCTTTGCACTGTCTGTGATATTCATCACCGTTCCAGTCAGCTTGCTGCTGTCCAACGATGAGCAGGAACTCGTTGAGATCCGGGAGTGGCTTCAGTACGTCATCGAGAGGGACCCTTTCGATGTCTGCAAGCTAAAGGCAGCCCAAGTTCTTCAGCTGCTATGTTCACAAGTGAACAAAGAGCTCCCGGTTCCAGATAAATAA